One region of Nothobranchius furzeri strain GRZ-AD chromosome 16, NfurGRZ-RIMD1, whole genome shotgun sequence genomic DNA includes:
- the glulb gene encoding glutamine synthetase, producing MMSTSASSKLSKSIKQQYMDLPQGEKVQAMYIWIDGTGEGLRCKTRTLDREPKTIEDLPEWNFDGSSTYQSEGSNSDMFLIPAAMFRDPFRRDPNKLVLCEVLKYNRKPAETNLRYSCKQIMSMVEDHHPWFGMEQEYTILGTDGHPFGWPSNGFPGPQGPYYCGVGADKAYGRDIAEAHYRACLYAGVHVGGSNAEVMPAQWEFQVGPCEGINMGDHLWIARFILHRVCEDFGVIVSFDPKPISGNWNGAGCHTNFSTKMMREEDGLKVIEDSIERLGKRHMYHIRAYDPKGGLDNARRLTGHHETSNISEFSAGVANRGASIRIPRLVGQEKKGYFEDRRPSANCDPYAVTQALVRTCLLKEDGDEPTDYSK from the exons ATGATGTCTACGTCAGCGAGTTCAAAGTTGAGCAAATCTATTAAGCAGCAGTACATGGATCTCCCTCAGGGGGAGAAGGTTCAAGCCATGTATATATGGATAGATGGGACAGGAGAGGGACTGAGATGCAAGACCAGAACTTTGGATCGTGAGCCCAAGACAATAGAGG ATCTCCCCGAGTGGAACTTTGACGGCTCAAGCACGTACCAGTCAGAGGGATCCAACAGTGACATGTTTCTAATCCCTGCAGCCATGTTCAGGGACCCGTTCAGAAGAGATCCCAACAAGCTGGTGCTCTGTGAAGTCCTGAAATACAATCGTAAACCAGCAG AGACAAACCTGCGGTACAGCTGCAAACAGATCATGAGCATGGTGGAGGACCACCACCCATGGTTTGGAATGGAGCAGGAGTACACTATCTTGGGCACAGATGGACATCCCTTTGGATGGCCCTCCAATGGCTTCCCAGGTCCACAAG GGCCTTATTACTGTGGAGTGGGAGCAGATAAGGCATACGGACGAGATATAGCGGAGGCACACTATCGAGCCTGTCTGTACGCTGGGGTTCATGTCGGTGGATCAAATGCTGAAGTCATGCCTGCACAG TGGGAGTTCCAGgtcggaccatgtgaaggtatcaACATGGGCGACCATCTGTGGATCGCTCGCTTCATCCTTCACAGAGTTTGTGAGGACTTTGGCGTCATTGTGTCATTCGATCCTAAACCGATCTCAGGGAATTGGAATGGTGCCGGCTGCCACACCAACTTTAGCACAAAAATGATGCGTGAGGAAGACGGACTAAA AGTCATTGAGGACTCAATCGAGAGGCTGGGAAAGAGACACATGTATCACATCCGGGCCTATGACCCAAAAGGTGGGCTCGACAATGCCAGACGTCTCACCGGTCATCACGAAACCTCAAACATCAGCGAGTTCTCTGCTGGCGTGGCCAACCGTGGTGCTAGCATCCGTATCCCTCGCTTAGTGGGTCAAGAGAAGAAAGGCTACTTTGAGGACCGCCGTCCATCTGCCAACTGTGACCCTTATGCTGTCACGCAGGCGCTGGTGCGCACGTGTTTGCTCAAGGAAGACGGAGACGAGCCAACCGATTACAGCAAATGA